A single Gammaproteobacteria bacterium DNA region contains:
- a CDS encoding CopG family transcriptional regulator, whose protein sequence is MTHIIYKKVNMGQVTIYLEDEIEKKMVEAAQSANLSKSKWIAKLIQEKVNSEWPLSVQEAAGSWDVFPSAEELRNNQGKDTKREEL, encoded by the coding sequence ATGACACATATAATTTATAAAAAAGTCAATATGGGACAAGTTACAATATATCTCGAAGATGAAATAGAAAAAAAAATGGTTGAGGCGGCTCAATCAGCCAATCTTTCCAAAAGCAAATGGATTGCGAAACTAATACAGGAAAAGGTCAATTCCGAATGGCCTTTATCAGTTCAGGAAGCCGCCGGTAGCTGGGATGTCTTCCCAAGTGCTGAAGAATTGCGTAACAATCAGGGCAAAGATACAAAACGGGAAGAGCTATAA
- a CDS encoding type II toxin-antitoxin system VapC family toxin, with protein MYLLDTNILIYFFKGAGKVASKLLSVSPKEISISSITLFEIELGIAKSNSPEKRMKQLQDLCSVIEVIPFAEKESKVSATLRATLENKGTPVGPYDNLIAGTALANNKTLITNNVKEFSRIEDLKLENWY; from the coding sequence ATGTATCTTCTGGATACAAACATTCTAATTTATTTTTTCAAAGGAGCCGGAAAAGTCGCCTCTAAACTTCTCTCTGTTTCACCCAAAGAAATTTCAATATCTTCAATCACACTGTTTGAAATTGAGTTAGGTATTGCTAAATCCAACTCTCCTGAAAAGCGAATGAAACAATTACAAGACCTTTGTTCAGTCATTGAGGTCATTCCATTTGCCGAAAAAGAGTCCAAAGTGTCTGCAACACTCAGAGCAACTTTGGAAAACAAAGGCACACCTGTTGGACCCTATGATAATCTCATTGCCGGAACAGCTTTAGCAAATAATAAAACCCTGATTACTAATAATGTAAAAGAGTTTTCGAGAATTGAAGATTTAAAACTGGAAAATTGGTATTAG